The Acidicapsa ligni genome has a window encoding:
- a CDS encoding DUF4082 domain-containing protein, translating to MRIIGLIVIALIGFSAHAFSQCSNAANPIVAENCLPGNDSDEWDVSTSDAGDLTIQGFATDISVNQGGTINFKIDTPASAYTINIYRMGYYAGNGARKIATITPSVKLPQTQPACLSDATTGLTDCGNWAVSASWQVPATATSGIYFAHLIRTDTGGDSHIVFIVRNDSSKSNILYQTSDTTWQAYNYYGNGSLYGPGYNSFNLPLRTYKVSYNRPVLTRGFQAESATWVFGAEFAMVQWLEANGYDVSYSTALDAARNGSLILNHKVYMDSGHDEYVSGPARTNIQAARDAGVNLAFFSGNEFFWKTRWENSIDGTNTAYRTLACYKETLAFAKLDPEDPPTWTGTWRDPTFSPPADGGLPENALTGTLFMVNGPNVDNSGNLSILVPQADGQMRFWRNTAVASLAAGKTYTLVPGSLGYEWDVDADNGARPPGAFHLSTSAYALTTDLLLDYGGTYGAGTATHHMMMYRAPSGALVFGAGTVDWAYGLNNNHDNPFASQNPNPDINMEQATVNLFADMGVQPATIQPGLSAASPSTDTTAPHSTITGPNAGATIDTGSTVTVTGTASDVGGVVAGVEFSGDGGQTWHPATGRTSWSYAWTPTVAGSNTLLSRAVDDSGNLETPSPGLVLGVSPQVCPCTIFGSNIPSNLDSADPYAVEVGVKFRADADGSILGVRFYKATTNTGTHIGHIWTDSGQLLGTATFTNETASGWQQVNFTTPIAATANTVYVASYFSPVGHYSADSFYFQQSGADDPPLHGLQNGVDGGNGMYFYGATGGFPTATYNSTNYWVDVIFSSSNTYSISGNIGGIGGPGATVVLSGPENLTLSADSSGNYNFDGVVNGSYSVSVSNPGVSFSPSSQTVNVSFGAVTGVNFVATVANPLTISGSISGGAGATVNLAGATTETATADGSGNYSFPGLLSGSYTVTPDEAGYIFMPSTQSVNLSGGSAAGVNFTGQICNCISIWPSSVTPATIDSGDVFSTEVGVLFTADSPAYLTGIRFYKASTNLGTHVGHLWSNTGVLLGTATFPSETASGWQQGYFASPVWVNASTTYIASYLAPNGHYSATNGYFASSGTDSPPLHALADGVSGHDGIYIYSSTAAFPTNSYQSTNYWVDVLYAAETYSISGTITGAGGPGATVALGGTIPATTTADANGNFTFNGVYSGTYSITPTNAGAIFLPGNQNVTVAQSNITGVNFTVPQVCPCNTIWQPSSKPVVADSSDPESVEVGVKLQSDSDGYILGLRFYKAATNTGVHIGNLWSGSGATSPLSTATFVNESASGWQQVMFANPVPVVANTPYVASYFSPVGHYAADAAYFATTGTNSPPLHALENGVDGGNGVFTYSATSTLPTGSYNANNYWVDVIYAATGTYTIAGTISGTGAAGTTVTLSGAANATTIADSNGNYSFTNIANGSYTVTASQSGIVFSPASQTVTINGAHNLAITFTASVLGYAVSGTVGGAPGITVTLAGATTQTTIADASGNYSFATVPNGTYTVTPSGPAFNVSPLNQSVTVNGSAVSGVNFTSAAVLYSVSGTISGGAGSTVSLIGTSTSTTTADSMGNYSFTGVTVGTYTILPSISAGVVFSPGSQTVVLNGANAVNVNFTVPQNCPCDTIWPSAPTPATTDSNDNSSVEVGVKFTASADAYISGLRFYKALANTGTHIGHIWSASGTLLGSATFTNESNSGWQQVFFSTPIPVAANTTYVASYFAPAGNYSADVAYFSTSGVSTPPLQALANGVNGPNGVYVYATTGSFPNVDSLNNAINYWVDVIYTPSSTYSITGTLGGAGGPGASVTLTGTSTATTTADASGNFAFSGLANGTYAVTPSVSGYSFSPATQSATINNSHVLGLNFTSNTAAFTISGSISGAGGNGATVSLSGAATATTTANASGAFSFTGLANGSYIVTANKIGYIITPNSQSVIVNGTNATTAFSSVAQTYSITGTISGAGGNGATVSLSGAATSSTTANASGVYTFSGVTSGSYTVTPAKTGFAFTPPSQAVTISTASGTANFTSVATHSITGTISGAGGNGATVSLSGAATASTTANASGVYTFAGVVAGAYTVTPSKAGYVFTPASTAVTVSTANVTANFTSAVQTFTITGTISGTGGNGATVALSGTKSATTTANSAGTYSFTGLAVGSYTVTVTKTGFAFTPPNQAVTISTANGTANFTSAATHTITGTISGAGGNGATVSLGGAATASTTANILGSYTFTGVVAGAYTVTPSKAGYVFTPASTAVTVSTANVTANFTSAVQTFTITGTVSGTGGNGATVALSGTKSATTTANSAGTYSFTGLAVGSYTVTVTKTGFAFTPPNQAVTISTANGTANFTSVATHTISGTISGTGGNGATVSLSGAATASTTANTSGVYTFSGVAPGSYTVTPSKTNFIFTPTSTAVTVSTANVTANFTSAATHSITGTISGAGGNGATVSLSGAATASVTANASGVYTFTGVAAGSYTVTPSKASFTFTPTSTAVTVSTANVTVNFSTAGTPIVPFIQVNGAAWQQVSSVTVAPGSTVNLGPQPSTGGSWSWSGPNRFTSTSREIDGIRLTTGTNTYVATYTNTSGTKSTQTFTITVT from the coding sequence ACCGCCCAGTGTTAACGCGCGGTTTTCAAGCTGAATCTGCAACATGGGTCTTCGGAGCTGAGTTTGCAATGGTCCAGTGGCTAGAGGCTAACGGCTACGATGTTAGTTACTCAACAGCTCTCGATGCGGCGCGCAATGGATCTCTCATCCTGAATCACAAGGTATACATGGATTCCGGCCACGATGAATATGTATCGGGACCGGCGCGTACTAACATTCAAGCGGCCCGGGATGCCGGAGTAAACCTCGCATTCTTCAGCGGTAACGAATTTTTCTGGAAGACTCGCTGGGAAAACAGCATTGATGGAACGAACACGGCGTATCGTACTCTTGCCTGCTACAAGGAGACGCTTGCGTTTGCAAAGCTCGATCCTGAAGACCCACCAACCTGGACCGGCACCTGGCGCGATCCAACCTTCAGCCCGCCTGCGGATGGAGGCTTGCCTGAAAATGCCTTAACCGGAACACTTTTCATGGTTAACGGGCCCAATGTAGATAACTCCGGCAATCTTTCGATATTAGTTCCGCAAGCCGATGGACAGATGCGTTTCTGGCGGAACACCGCGGTTGCGAGTCTTGCTGCTGGCAAGACTTATACGCTGGTACCGGGCTCCCTGGGCTACGAATGGGATGTAGATGCAGATAACGGAGCTAGGCCGCCTGGCGCCTTCCATCTATCGACCTCTGCTTACGCGCTTACGACAGACCTGCTGCTGGACTATGGCGGAACTTACGGTGCAGGCACTGCCACGCATCACATGATGATGTATCGTGCGCCGAGCGGTGCGTTGGTTTTCGGCGCAGGCACAGTTGATTGGGCCTATGGTCTAAATAACAACCACGATAATCCGTTCGCGTCGCAAAATCCTAATCCTGATATCAACATGGAGCAGGCTACAGTAAACCTGTTTGCCGACATGGGTGTGCAACCAGCGACCATACAACCTGGTCTCTCTGCAGCCAGCCCCTCTACAGATACAACAGCGCCTCACTCCACGATAACTGGTCCGAATGCTGGAGCTACCATTGATACTGGAAGCACCGTCACTGTTACTGGAACAGCTTCTGATGTCGGAGGCGTCGTAGCAGGAGTAGAGTTTTCAGGAGATGGCGGTCAGACCTGGCATCCTGCCACCGGAAGAACCAGCTGGAGTTATGCCTGGACACCGACCGTAGCTGGCTCCAATACTCTTCTAAGTCGAGCCGTGGATGATAGCGGCAATCTGGAAACCCCGAGTCCTGGACTGGTTCTGGGTGTATCTCCACAAGTCTGCCCATGCACTATCTTCGGCTCCAATATACCCTCGAATCTTGATAGCGCTGATCCCTATGCAGTCGAAGTCGGCGTCAAGTTTCGAGCAGATGCCGATGGCTCAATTCTCGGCGTTCGCTTCTATAAAGCTACGACGAATACAGGCACACATATCGGCCACATTTGGACAGATAGTGGACAGTTGCTCGGTACCGCAACCTTCACGAATGAGACCGCTTCAGGATGGCAGCAGGTCAACTTCACCACACCGATTGCGGCAACTGCAAACACGGTTTATGTTGCGTCCTACTTCTCACCGGTTGGTCACTATTCGGCAGACTCTTTCTATTTTCAGCAATCCGGCGCAGACGATCCGCCATTGCATGGTTTGCAAAATGGTGTTGACGGCGGAAATGGAATGTACTTCTATGGCGCAACAGGTGGCTTTCCAACCGCTACCTACAATTCCACCAATTACTGGGTCGATGTAATTTTTTCGTCCTCTAACACCTACAGCATCAGTGGCAATATAGGTGGTATCGGAGGCCCAGGAGCCACCGTAGTTTTAAGTGGTCCAGAAAATCTAACGCTGTCTGCAGACTCCTCAGGAAACTATAACTTTGACGGTGTAGTAAACGGTTCGTACAGCGTATCTGTAAGTAATCCCGGAGTTTCATTCTCACCATCCAGTCAGACCGTAAATGTGAGCTTTGGAGCAGTGACGGGAGTCAACTTTGTAGCAACCGTAGCCAATCCATTAACGATCTCGGGCTCCATTAGTGGAGGTGCGGGGGCTACAGTAAATCTGGCTGGCGCAACTACCGAAACTGCCACGGCCGATGGCTCAGGCAACTACTCATTCCCGGGGCTTCTAAGCGGATCCTATACAGTGACACCCGATGAAGCGGGTTACATCTTCATGCCTAGCACGCAATCTGTGAATCTATCTGGTGGGAGTGCGGCTGGGGTAAACTTCACTGGTCAGATATGTAACTGCATCTCAATCTGGCCATCATCCGTTACTCCAGCGACGATAGACAGCGGCGATGTCTTCTCTACTGAAGTAGGTGTATTGTTCACAGCCGATAGTCCTGCCTATCTGACAGGAATCCGATTCTATAAGGCCAGCACCAATCTAGGCACGCATGTTGGACACCTCTGGTCAAACACAGGAGTGTTGCTAGGCACAGCCACATTCCCCAGCGAAACCGCGTCCGGATGGCAACAAGGCTACTTCGCCTCGCCTGTATGGGTGAACGCCAGCACCACCTATATAGCGTCGTATCTCGCGCCCAATGGACACTACTCTGCAACAAACGGTTACTTCGCATCCTCCGGTACCGACTCGCCACCGCTACATGCTCTCGCCGATGGTGTTAGTGGCCACGACGGTATCTATATCTATTCGTCGACCGCCGCTTTTCCGACGAATAGTTATCAATCTACGAATTACTGGGTTGATGTTCTCTATGCAGCCGAGACATACAGCATCAGTGGCACAATTACGGGTGCCGGCGGACCTGGAGCAACTGTAGCTCTTGGTGGAACTATTCCTGCGACTACAACGGCTGATGCCAACGGTAACTTTACTTTCAATGGAGTTTATTCGGGAACTTACTCGATCACTCCAACGAATGCAGGGGCTATCTTCTTGCCCGGCAACCAAAACGTTACGGTCGCGCAGAGCAACATTACCGGGGTTAACTTTACGGTCCCTCAAGTTTGCCCATGCAACACGATTTGGCAACCTTCGTCTAAACCGGTGGTCGCCGACTCGAGCGACCCGGAGTCAGTTGAAGTAGGGGTAAAACTTCAGTCTGACTCAGATGGATATATCCTCGGCCTGCGCTTCTACAAGGCTGCAACCAATACCGGTGTTCACATCGGAAACCTATGGTCGGGATCTGGAGCTACTTCACCCTTATCTACGGCTACTTTCGTAAATGAGAGCGCCTCTGGGTGGCAGCAAGTCATGTTTGCCAATCCAGTTCCGGTAGTAGCCAATACCCCCTATGTCGCCTCCTACTTTTCACCAGTAGGACACTACGCAGCGGACGCAGCGTACTTTGCGACTACTGGAACGAATAGCCCGCCGCTCCATGCGTTAGAGAACGGAGTAGATGGCGGAAATGGAGTGTTTACTTACTCCGCAACAAGTACACTTCCGACTGGAAGTTACAACGCAAATAACTACTGGGTCGATGTAATATACGCTGCGACTGGGACGTACACGATCGCCGGAACTATCTCTGGAACGGGAGCTGCAGGTACCACCGTGACGTTGAGCGGAGCAGCCAATGCTACTACGATCGCTGACTCCAATGGCAATTACAGCTTCACTAACATTGCCAATGGAAGCTATACCGTAACGGCCAGCCAATCAGGAATTGTTTTCAGCCCTGCAAGTCAAACGGTCACCATCAATGGTGCCCATAATCTCGCTATCACTTTCACTGCGTCTGTGCTTGGGTACGCCGTCTCGGGTACGGTCGGAGGAGCCCCTGGAATCACGGTAACATTGGCAGGTGCAACAACCCAAACAACCATTGCTGACGCCTCTGGAAATTACAGCTTCGCCACAGTGCCAAATGGTACTTATACCGTGACACCGTCCGGGCCCGCATTTAATGTAAGTCCACTTAATCAAAGTGTGACGGTTAACGGATCGGCGGTCAGTGGTGTGAACTTCACATCGGCGGCTGTTCTTTACTCGGTGAGTGGAACAATTAGCGGAGGAGCAGGTTCGACAGTTAGCCTGATTGGGACATCAACCAGCACAACCACTGCCGACTCTATGGGCAACTACAGCTTTACTGGAGTTACTGTAGGAACTTACACGATATTGCCATCGATTTCTGCCGGCGTAGTTTTTAGTCCTGGCAGCCAGACTGTGGTGCTTAACGGGGCCAATGCCGTAAACGTGAATTTCACTGTACCCCAGAACTGCCCATGTGACACCATCTGGCCATCCGCACCAACACCGGCAACGACGGACTCTAATGACAATAGTTCCGTTGAAGTTGGCGTTAAATTTACTGCAAGTGCGGACGCATATATCAGTGGTTTGCGCTTCTACAAGGCGCTTGCAAATACCGGAACGCACATAGGCCATATTTGGTCTGCATCGGGAACGTTATTGGGAAGTGCAACGTTCACGAACGAGAGCAACAGCGGATGGCAGCAGGTCTTCTTCTCAACCCCGATACCTGTTGCGGCAAACACGACCTATGTTGCTTCCTATTTTGCTCCCGCAGGTAACTATTCAGCAGACGTGGCATACTTCTCTACTTCAGGTGTAAGTACGCCGCCTCTGCAGGCATTGGCAAACGGAGTCAATGGACCTAACGGCGTATATGTTTATGCTACGACCGGTTCATTCCCTAACGTCGATTCCTTGAATAACGCTATCAACTACTGGGTGGACGTCATCTACACACCCTCATCCACCTACAGCATTACCGGAACATTGGGTGGAGCAGGCGGACCTGGAGCTTCAGTCACTCTGACGGGTACATCCACTGCAACCACAACTGCAGACGCCTCAGGCAACTTCGCATTTAGCGGACTAGCGAACGGCACCTATGCAGTCACGCCAAGTGTAAGCGGCTATAGCTTTAGCCCCGCAACTCAAAGCGCGACGATCAATAACTCGCATGTCCTCGGACTCAACTTCACCTCGAATACAGCGGCCTTCACTATTTCTGGCTCCATTAGTGGAGCAGGCGGTAATGGAGCAACAGTAAGTCTGAGCGGAGCAGCGACCGCAACCACAACTGCAAACGCATCAGGAGCCTTCTCGTTTACAGGTCTGGCAAACGGATCCTATATCGTTACGGCCAATAAGATTGGATACATAATCACGCCGAACAGCCAGTCTGTCATCGTAAACGGCACGAATGCTACCACGGCCTTCTCCTCGGTAGCGCAGACCTACAGCATTACGGGAACGATCAGTGGAGCAGGCGGCAATGGAGCAACAGTAAGTCTGAGCGGAGCAGCAACTTCGAGCACGACCGCAAACGCATCTGGGGTTTACACGTTTTCCGGGGTAACGAGCGGTTCGTATACAGTCACACCTGCTAAGACGGGCTTTGCATTCACTCCGCCGAGTCAGGCAGTTACGATCAGCACAGCAAGTGGAACTGCGAATTTCACTTCAGTGGCAACCCATAGCATCACCGGCACAATCAGCGGCGCTGGTGGCAATGGAGCGACAGTCAGCTTGAGTGGTGCCGCGACGGCATCTACGACCGCAAATGCATCCGGAGTGTACACATTTGCAGGCGTAGTTGCCGGGGCTTATACGGTAACACCAAGCAAGGCTGGCTATGTCTTTACACCAGCGAGCACGGCAGTTACTGTCAGTACTGCAAATGTAACGGCGAATTTCACCTCGGCGGTACAGACCTTCACCATCACTGGCACAATCAGCGGCACGGGTGGCAATGGCGCAACAGTAGCCCTCAGCGGTACGAAATCGGCAACGACAACAGCTAATTCCGCAGGCACTTACTCATTCACTGGATTAGCCGTTGGCTCATACACCGTAACGGTAACTAAGACGGGCTTTGCATTCACGCCACCAAACCAGGCAGTTACGATCAGCACGGCGAATGGGACTGCGAATTTCACCTCAGCGGCAACTCACACTATTACTGGAACCATCAGCGGCGCCGGCGGTAATGGAGCAACGGTAAGTCTCGGCGGTGCGGCCACGGCTTCAACCACGGCAAATATCCTTGGCAGCTATACATTCACCGGCGTGGTTGCGGGGGCCTATACGGTAACACCAAGCAAGGCTGGCTATGTCTTTACACCAGCGAGCACGGCCGTCACCGTCAGTACTGCAAATGTTACAGCTAACTTCACCTCGGCGGTACAGACCTTCACCATCACGGGAACAGTCAGCGGTACCGGCGGCAACGGCGCAACAGTAGCCCTTAGCGGTACAAAGTCGGCAACGACAACGGCTAACTCCGCAGGCACTTACTCCTTCACTGGATTAGCCGTTGGCTCATACACCGTAACGGTAACAAAGACGGGCTTTGCATTCACTCCACCAAACCAGGCAGTTACAATCAGCACGGCAAACGGAACTGCTAATTTCACCTCGGTGGCAACACACACCATCTCTGGCACGATCAGCGGTACCGGGGGCAATGGCGCAACAGTCAGCTTGAGCGGCGCAGCAACAGCATCTACGACCGCAAATACATCCGGTGTTTATACGTTCTCCGGGGTTGCGCCTGGTTCGTATACCGTGACGCCGAGCAAAACTAACTTCATCTTTACACCAACCAGCACAGCAGTTACTGTCAGCACCGCGAATGTAACTGCCAATTTCACCTCAGCGGCAACTCACAGCATCACGGGAACGATCAGCGGCGCCGGTGGCAATGGAGCAACTGTTAGCTTGAGCGGTGCAGCAACAGCATCCGTGACTGCAAATGCATCCGGTGTTTATACATTTACCGGGGTGGCTGCAGGTTCGTATACGGTGACGCCGAGCAAGGCTAGCTTCACCTTTACGCCTACTAGCACGGCAGTTACTGTCAGCACCGCGAATGTAACGGTTAATTTCAGCACAGCTGGTACCCCAATCGTGCCCTTTATCCAGGTGAACGGAGCAGCCTGGCAACAGGTCTCCAGCGTAACCGTCGCTCCTGGCTCCACTGTAAATCTTGGGCCTCAACCTTCTACCGGCGGATCGTGGAGTTGGTCAGGCCCGAATAGGTTCACTTCAACCTCTCGTGAAATTGACGGCATTCGCCTGACTACAGGTACCAACACCTATGTGGCAACATACACCAATACCAGTGGAACCAAGAGCACGCAGACATTTACGATAACCGTAACTTAG